The following are from one region of the Schistocerca cancellata isolate TAMUIC-IGC-003103 chromosome 11, iqSchCanc2.1, whole genome shotgun sequence genome:
- the LOC126108301 gene encoding speckle-type POZ protein-like A, with product MEAVKDITETAAVDLGDLLDAGDDAVVILEAGDTRLVAHRAVLADRSPVFAAMFAHDTLEASSGAVSIPDVGGPVLRQLVSYLYTLRAPQLPSTAPQLLAAADKYGVSGLKGECERQSATPAVTSSTLHWRSLRPVRSR from the exons ATGGAAGCAGTTAAGGACATCACGGAGACGGCGGCCGTGGACCTGGGGGACCTGCTGGACGCCGGGGACGACGCCGTGGTGATACTCGAGGCAGGTGACACGAGGCTGGTGGCGCACAGGGCCGTCCTGGCGGACAGGAGCCCTGTGTTCGCCGCCATGTTCGCCCACGACACCCTCGAGGCCAGCAGCGGCGCGGTGAGCATCCCGGACGTGGGGGGACCGGTGCTGAGGCAGCTGGTCTCCTACCTGTACACCCTGCGGGCCCCCCAGCTGCCCAGCACGGCCCCCCAGCTGCTGGCCGCAGCGGATAAATACGGGGTGTCGGGGCTGAAGGGGGAGTGCGAGCGGCAG TCCGCCACTCCTGCAGTGACCTCAAGCACGCTGCACTGGCGTTCATTAAGACCTGTCCGTTCGAGGTGA